The candidate division KSB1 bacterium sequence GCACTTCCAGAATGAGACGCAGGTCCGCACCGAGGTTGAGACGAAAATCCAGGACCTTTGCCGTGTTCTGGCTGGCTCCCAGGGGCCGACCACGCTGTACATCGTACCCTTTGCGGATCTGCAATTCCAGATCATTGCCTCGGTGCCCGCGAAGCTGCGGATGATCGTGTACCGGCGCTTTATGCTGCGGATCGCCACGGAACTGGCGAGGTCGGAAGGGGCCAAGGGCCTGATTGTGGGCGATAGCCTCTCCCAGGTGGCGTCGCAGACCCTGGACAATCTGCACGTAACCTACGCGGCGACACCTCTCAACGTGTACGCTCCTCTCATGGGGCTCAACAAGAACGAGACGATCGAGCTGGCCAAGAGGATCGGGACCTACGAGATATCCATTCGCCCATACGGTGACTGCTGCACCTTTCTTGTGTCTGAGCACCCGGAGACCCACGCGAGGTTGGAGGTGGTGGAGGCGGTGGAATCCCGTCTGGACGTGGAGGGACTGGTCCGGAAGGCCGTGACCCAAGCACGTCGCCAGATCATTGACCCTGAGCCCCTTTCTCCGGCAGACGTAAGGAGCGAGTAGTCCAGGCCGTACGTCCCGTCTCGTTGCCTCGATGCCCAACCTGGAGGACGCGAGGATGCGTTGCCACCCAAGCTGGCTGCTGATGGCGGGCGCTGGAATGCTGTCTTCCGCATCCCTTTTCGCCCAGCCGCAGTTCTTCGCCGAGCTGATTTTCCCGCTGGAGAAGTGGCACAATCACTCGTCCAGTATCGTCGAGGCGCCCAATGGCGACCTCTTGGTCTGCTGGTACCATGGCTCCGGGGAGCGCAACGCTGACGATGTCGTGATCCTTGGCTCGCGCAAACCGGCCGGATCCAAAGGATGGGAGACGCCTTTCCTGATGGCCGACGTCCCCGGCTTTCCGGACTGCAACCCCACGCTCTTCCTCGATGCCCGCGGCAGGTTGTGGCTGTTCTGGGTGGTCATCTATTCCAACCAGTGGGAGTCAGCTATCCTGAAATACCGGTGGGCGGAGGATTACACCGCACCGGGGCCTCCCCAATGGAAGTGGCAGGACGTAATCATGCTCGAGCCACTGCGCTTTGAGGAAAAGTTCCAGGCGGCCGTGGATCGCTTCCGGCCCCTCCTGGTCGGATACCCTGGAGCGACCGAGGAAGCCGAGCGCGCGTTGCGCCTGGCGAGGGAGAAACTGGCGCGCCGTTTGGGCTGGATGACCCGTACCCACCCCCTGACCTTACCTTCTGGAAGGATCCTTTTGCCCCTCTACACCGACGCCTTTTCGGTAGGGGCGGTGGCCGTCTCCGACGACACGGGCCGCACCTGGCGGGCCAGCGAGCCGATCATAGGGCTTGGCGGGATCCAGCCGAGCATCGTGCGGCGCCGCGACGGGACCCTCGCTGCCTACCTCCGCGACAACGGTCCGCGCAAACGAATCCAATACGCCGAGTCGCACGACGACGGACTGCACTGGTCCGAGGTAGAGTTCCTCGACCTGCCGAATCCCGGGTCCAGCGTGGAGGTGGTCGCGCTGAAGAGTGGCCGCTGGCTCATGGTCTGCAATGACACCGAACAAGGAAGGCACTCCCTGGCTGCCCTGCTGAGCGACGACGAAGGGCACAGCTGGCCGTGGAAGCGTCACCTGGAGCTTGTGGATCCCGGCCAGGGCTCCTTTTCGTATCCGTCGATCGTCCAGAGCCGGGACGGCCAAATCCACGTAACCTATAGCTACCACGTTCCCGAAGGCAAGTCCATCAAGCACGTCGTGTTCAATGAGGAGTGGGTGATGCAGGGAGACGATGCAAAGTAGTTTTCCTCGGCGGATGAAGGTAGCAACCCGGAGCTCTTCGGGGATACGCCTCCAAGAAACTGGGGAGAGGCGGTGGGTTTCGTCATCACG is a genomic window containing:
- a CDS encoding exo-alpha-sialidase → MRCHPSWLLMAGAGMLSSASLFAQPQFFAELIFPLEKWHNHSSSIVEAPNGDLLVCWYHGSGERNADDVVILGSRKPAGSKGWETPFLMADVPGFPDCNPTLFLDARGRLWLFWVVIYSNQWESAILKYRWAEDYTAPGPPQWKWQDVIMLEPLRFEEKFQAAVDRFRPLLVGYPGATEEAERALRLAREKLARRLGWMTRTHPLTLPSGRILLPLYTDAFSVGAVAVSDDTGRTWRASEPIIGLGGIQPSIVRRRDGTLAAYLRDNGPRKRIQYAESHDDGLHWSEVEFLDLPNPGSSVEVVALKSGRWLMVCNDTEQGRHSLAALLSDDEGHSWPWKRHLELVDPGQGSFSYPSIVQSRDGQIHVTYSYHVPEGKSIKHVVFNEEWVMQGDDAK